The following coding sequences are from one Gossypium hirsutum isolate 1008001.06 chromosome A12, Gossypium_hirsutum_v2.1, whole genome shotgun sequence window:
- the LOC107945125 gene encoding allene oxide synthase 3, whose amino-acid sequence MSSSSSSSSSSSSSSSLLSTLQLPLKPIPGDCGHTLFGPFRDRLAYFYNEGRDKFFENRIQKHKSTIFKTNMPPGPLIASCPRVVCLLDAVSFPVLFDTSKVEKRDVLDGTFLPSLAYTGGHRVCAYLDPSEPKHTSLKSFILSTLSARHHKFIPLFQTGLSELFNELEAQISSKKEAYFNTLSDTMSFNYVFRLFCDKSPSETRIGFKGPKLVDKWLLFQLAPLGSLGLLPNLLCYLEDILLRTFTFPFFLVKSDYKKLYDVFYEFGSSVLDEAESKFGIERDEACHNLVFLAGFNAYGGMKVLFPGLIKWVALAGQKLHKKLADEIRTTVEVEGGVTLSALNKMVLTKSVVYEYLRIDPPVPFQYGKAKVDFVIQSHDAAFEIKKGEMIFGYQPFATKDHKVFENPEEFVGDRFVGEGEKLLKYVYWSNGRETEETRAGNKHCAGKDLVVQLCRVMVVELFLRYETFEVESGTFMFAPSVTFKSLTKLSSP is encoded by the coding sequence atgtcttcttcttcttcttcttcttcttcttcttcttcttcttcttctttgttgtCGACACTGCAGCTACCATTGAAACCAATTCCAGGTGACTGCGGACATACGTTATTTGGTCCATTTCGAGATCGTTTAGCATACTTTTACAATGAAGGCAGAGACAAGTTCTTTGAAAACCGAATCCAAAAGCACAAATCGACAATCTTCAAAACTAATATGCCTCCTGGACCTTTAATTGCCTCTTGCCCTCGTGTTGTTTGTCTTCTGGATGCTGTCTCCTTTCCTGTCCTTTTCGACACTTCAAAAGTTGAAAAACGTGATGTTCTTGACGGTACTTTCTTGCCTTCCCTGGCCTACACTGGTGGCCATCGTGTTTGCGCCTACCTCGACCCTTCCGAGCCAAAGCACACTTCTTTGAAATCCTTCATTTTGTCTACTCTCTCAGCCCGACATCATAAGTTCATACCACTCTTTCAAACAGGCTTATCAGAGCTTTTTAATGAGCTTGAAGCTCAAATTTCTAGCAAAAAAGAAGCTTATTTTAATACCTTGAGCGATACCATGTCTTTTAACTACGTTTTTCGCCTCTTCTGTGACAAAAGCCCTAGTGAAACAAGGATAGGTTTTAAAGGACCAAAACTTGTTGACAAATGGTTATTGTTTCAGCTTGCACCACTTGGATCACTAGGGTTGTTACCAAATCTTCTATGTTATTTAGAAGATATTTTGTTGCGCACATTCACTTTCCCTTTTTTTCTCGTTAAATCTGATTATAAAAAACTGTACGATGTGTTTTATGAGTTCGGAAGCTCAGTGTTGGATGAAGCTGAAAGTAAGTTCGGGATTGAAAGAGATGAAGCTTGCCATAACCTAGTTTTCCTTGCTGGTTTTAATGCTTATGGTGGTATGAAAGTCCTCTTCCCTGGGTTGATTAAATGGGTTGCATTAGCGGGACAAAAGTTACACAAGAAATTAGCTGATGAAATCAGGACTACCGTCGAAGTGGAAGGTGGGGTTACTTTATCTGCCTTGAACAAAATGGTTTTGACCAAATCAGTGGTTTATGAATACCTAAGGATCGATCCTCCAGTTCCTTTCCAATATGGCAAAGCTAAGGTTGATTTTGTAATTCAAAGCCACGATGCAGCCTTTGAGATCAAGAAAGGAGAGATGATATTTGGATATCAACCGTTTGCAACTAAAGATCACAAGGTTTTTGAGAACCCTGAGGAATTTGTGGGTGATAGATTTGTTGGGGAAGGAGAGAAGCTGTTAAAGTATGTTTATTGGTCGAATGGGCGTGAGACGGAGGAGACGAGGGCGGGGAACAAGCATTGCGCTGGGAAAGATCTGGTGGTACAGTTGTGTAGAGTAATGGTGGTGGAGCTTTTCCTTCGTTATGAGACGTTTGAGGTTGAGAGTGGGACGTTTATGTTCGCTCCATCAGTGACGTTCAAGTCACTGACTAAACTCTCATCACCATGA